The Abyssisolibacter fermentans genome has a window encoding:
- a CDS encoding sensor histidine kinase, with product MDLGELEFDYLIIYLGVFVLLMILFFYIFSRKIINRIENISKTVTDMKEGNLDINIPVISNDEIGNLAENINIMAKNLKDLIEKQRQVEKIKNEMISSISHDLRTPLTALMGYIKLIKSNRDDIQAFFHYVDILERKCEELKKLMDDLLEYSNVNFEGIKLKKEIVSIKELVEQVLIDFVPQLENSGMTFNIECDSEKILIRVDLSLIVRLFQNIISNSIFYGKEGKKMHIKIIREYENVIVKITNYGKTISKEDLPYIFERFYRCEKSRSSNTGGKGMGLAIAKRIAEIHEGTIKASSNREETVFQIILPAYLIDSQVLK from the coding sequence GTGGACTTGGGAGAATTGGAATTTGATTATTTAATTATTTACTTAGGAGTTTTTGTTTTGTTAATGATATTATTTTTCTACATATTTTCAAGAAAAATAATAAATAGAATAGAAAATATAAGTAAAACTGTTACCGATATGAAAGAAGGCAATTTAGATATAAATATTCCTGTGATATCAAATGATGAAATTGGTAATTTAGCTGAGAACATAAACATTATGGCAAAGAACCTTAAAGATTTAATTGAAAAACAGCGCCAAGTTGAAAAAATAAAGAATGAAATGATAAGTAGTATATCTCATGATTTGAGAACACCTTTAACCGCACTTATGGGATATATTAAATTGATTAAAAGTAATCGTGATGATATACAAGCTTTTTTTCATTATGTAGATATTTTAGAGAGAAAATGTGAGGAATTAAAAAAACTTATGGATGATTTACTTGAGTATTCAAATGTTAATTTTGAAGGTATAAAACTGAAGAAAGAAATTGTCAGCATTAAAGAGCTTGTTGAACAGGTATTAATAGATTTTGTTCCGCAGCTTGAGAATTCAGGTATGACATTTAATATAGAATGTGACAGTGAAAAAATATTGATTAGAGTGGATCTTAGTTTAATAGTAAGACTATTTCAAAATATTATAAGTAACAGCATTTTTTACGGTAAGGAAGGGAAAAAAATGCATATTAAAATAATAAGAGAGTATGAAAATGTTATAGTAAAGATAACTAACTATGGAAAAACAATATCAAAAGAAGATCTACCCTATATATTTGAAAGGTTTTATAGGTGTGAAAAATCAAGAAGCTCTAATACTGGTGGGAAAGGTATGGGACTTGCCATTGCAAAGCGTATTGCTGAAATTCATGAAGGAACAATCAAAGCTAGTAGCAATAGAGAAGAAACAGTGTTTCAGATTATATTACCAGCATATTTAATAGATAGCCAAGTTCTAAAATAG
- a CDS encoding response regulator transcription factor, whose translation MSKETILVVDDEKDIVDLIEVYLSKEGYNVIKAFNGEEALNIINSNSVHLVILDTMMPKIDGIEVCRRMRVKKNIPIIILSAKATDMDKIIGLSTGADDYMVKPFNPLELTARVKAQLRRYIYLNNKENEEGDVISIGELKIHHKARKVMLYGENIKLTKTEYEILILMARNLNRVFTLEEIFKIVWKENYFEGNNTVMVHIARLREKIENNPKEPKIVKNVWGVGYKIEN comes from the coding sequence ATGAGTAAAGAAACAATACTTGTAGTTGATGATGAAAAAGATATTGTTGATTTAATTGAAGTATATCTTTCAAAAGAAGGATACAATGTAATAAAAGCTTTTAATGGAGAAGAAGCACTGAATATAATAAATTCTAATAGTGTACATCTAGTAATTCTTGATACAATGATGCCCAAAATTGATGGAATAGAAGTATGTAGGAGAATGAGAGTGAAAAAGAACATACCAATAATAATATTGAGTGCTAAAGCAACTGATATGGACAAAATCATTGGTCTTAGTACAGGTGCAGATGATTATATGGTAAAACCGTTTAACCCTCTTGAACTTACTGCAAGGGTGAAGGCACAATTAAGAAGATATATTTATCTAAACAATAAAGAAAATGAAGAGGGGGATGTAATAAGCATAGGAGAATTAAAAATTCATCATAAAGCCCGTAAAGTTATGCTGTATGGTGAAAATATTAAATTAACAAAAACAGAATATGAAATATTAATACTCATGGCACGAAATCTAAACAGGGTTTTCACCTTAGAAGAAATATTTAAAATAGTATGGAAGGAAAACTATTTCGAAGGGAATAATACTGTAATGGTTCACATAGCACGCTTAAGAGAAAAAATAGAGAATAATCCTAAAGAGCCTAAGATAGTAAAAAATGTTTGGGGAGTGGGATATAAAATTGAAAATTAA